A genome region from Balneolaceae bacterium includes the following:
- a CDS encoding UDP-N-acetylglucosamine--N-acetylmuramyl-(pentapeptide) pyrophosphoryl-undecaprenol N-acetylglucosamine transferase, whose product MPLVVQEQNSYPGVTNRLLARHAEVIFTAFKDADEHLPEGKTRLIGNPTRRELREAGREESLEHFGFDDHRPVLLVLGGSGGARTINAAMKAHIGLLHDELGIQVIWQCGPAYFDELRRAIAPGQYPRLLLTDFLHHMPQAYGAADLVVSRAGALSCSELALTGKPSVLVPSPNVAGDHQTRNARSMAQAGAAVLLPDGEARDVLGELVRKLMDDEQRLKAMNEAALGMARPGAAEEIAQEILKLTREQRN is encoded by the coding sequence GTGCCGCTGGTCGTCCAGGAACAGAATTCCTACCCCGGGGTTACCAACCGCCTGCTGGCGCGCCATGCCGAGGTGATCTTTACCGCATTTAAAGACGCCGACGAGCACCTGCCGGAAGGCAAGACCCGCCTCATCGGCAATCCCACCCGCAGGGAGCTGCGGGAGGCCGGCCGGGAGGAGTCCCTCGAACATTTCGGATTCGACGACCATCGCCCCGTGCTGCTGGTATTGGGCGGCAGCGGAGGCGCGCGCACCATCAACGCGGCCATGAAGGCCCACATAGGACTACTGCACGATGAGCTGGGCATCCAGGTGATCTGGCAGTGCGGCCCCGCCTACTTCGACGAACTGCGGCGGGCCATCGCGCCGGGACAATATCCACGGCTCCTGCTGACCGATTTTCTGCACCACATGCCCCAGGCCTACGGGGCGGCTGACCTTGTGGTGAGCCGGGCCGGGGCCCTCTCCTGCTCGGAGCTGGCCCTCACGGGCAAGCCCAGCGTGCTGGTCCCCTCCCCCAACGTGGCGGGCGACCACCAGACGCGCAACGCCCGCTCGATGGCCCAGGCCGGGGCGGCGGTGCTGCTGCCCGACGGGGAGGCTCGCGATGTGCTGGGCGAACTGGTACGGAAACTGATGGACGACGAGCAGCGGCTGAAGGCCATGAACGAGGCCGCGCTGGGCATGGCTCGCCCGGGCGCCGCCGAAGAGATCGCACAGGAAATTCTGAAACTGACGAGGGAACAAAGAAACTGA
- the mraY gene encoding phospho-N-acetylmuramoyl-pentapeptide-transferase gives MLFELIDWLEKTYQPPGFSAFAFITTRSAVAAAMALFISIMVGKRIIAWLEKMQLREVIREDIGLDTHLGKAHTPTMGGIIILLAVLIPALLWMPMDSIYTWMILSVTFLLGCVGFVDDYIKVVKKDKSGLSGRFKMGGQIVVGLALGAVLYFWPAFSEFNTLSTVPFLKYVNIDYAVLGEALGWIIYIPVVVFIITAVSNATNLTDGLDGLAAGSSAIAGLIFGIFAYVSGRADYSEFLNILYLPGSGELTIFCASLTGACMGFLWYNSHPASVFMGDTGSLAIGGAFGALALMLKKELLLPIICGIFFVEAVSVLIQTGYFKYTRRKYGEGRRVFLLAPIHHHFEKRGWPESKIVIRFWIIAVLLGILSLLTLKLR, from the coding sequence ATGCTGTTTGAACTCATCGACTGGTTGGAGAAGACCTATCAGCCCCCCGGTTTCTCCGCTTTCGCCTTCATTACCACCCGCAGCGCCGTCGCCGCGGCCATGGCCCTCTTTATCAGCATCATGGTGGGCAAGCGTATCATTGCCTGGCTGGAGAAGATGCAGCTGCGCGAGGTAATTCGCGAGGACATCGGATTGGACACCCACCTGGGCAAGGCCCATACCCCTACCATGGGCGGCATCATTATCCTGCTGGCCGTGCTAATCCCCGCCCTGCTCTGGATGCCCATGGACAGCATTTATACCTGGATGATCCTTTCGGTGACCTTCCTGCTGGGCTGCGTGGGTTTTGTGGACGACTACATCAAAGTGGTCAAAAAGGACAAGTCCGGCCTCAGCGGGCGATTCAAGATGGGCGGGCAGATCGTCGTTGGACTGGCCCTGGGTGCCGTGCTCTATTTCTGGCCGGCCTTCAGCGAGTTCAACACCCTGAGCACCGTGCCCTTCCTGAAGTACGTAAACATCGACTATGCCGTACTGGGCGAGGCCCTGGGATGGATCATCTACATTCCCGTGGTGGTTTTCATCATCACAGCCGTAAGCAATGCCACCAACCTCACCGACGGCCTCGACGGGCTGGCCGCCGGCTCATCGGCCATCGCGGGACTCATTTTCGGCATTTTTGCCTACGTGAGCGGTCGGGCCGATTACTCTGAATTTCTGAACATTCTCTACCTGCCCGGCTCCGGCGAGCTGACCATCTTCTGTGCCTCGCTGACCGGCGCCTGCATGGGATTCCTATGGTACAACTCCCACCCCGCCTCCGTTTTTATGGGCGACACCGGCTCCCTGGCTATTGGCGGCGCCTTCGGCGCACTGGCCCTCATGCTCAAAAAGGAGCTGTTGCTGCCCATTATCTGCGGCATCTTTTTTGTCGAGGCGGTCTCCGTGCTCATACAGACCGGCTACTTCAAGTACACCCGCCGCAAGTACGGGGAGGGGCGCAGGGTATTCCTGCTGGCCCCCATCCATCATCACTTTGAAAAAAGGGGATGGCCCGAGTCAAAGATCGTGATCCGCTTCTGGATCATTGCGGTCCTGCTCGGCATCCTGAGCCTGCTGACGCTTAAACTGCGATGA
- a CDS encoding UDP-N-acetylmuramoyl-L-alanyl-D-glutamate--2,6-diaminopimelate ligase: protein MTPTSLISLCEPRETRGRLPERLGELRQDSRRVVEGDVFIAVRGTQVDGHAFAGQAVDLGASVLICEHEPEGFRMPEEHGEENTTCLLLVDDTRRLLGPLAQAFHGHPARELKVVAVTGTNGKTTVATLAWQVLHRLGVAASLLGTVAKKIGAEELDTRLTTADPIELAADMRRMVDAGSTHLVMEVSSHALDQQRTGGIDFEVGAFTNLSHDHLDYHKDMSAYAGAKKKLFDAMKSGTAAVINADDAWGDFMCQDTPARVIRFSYEGAGGVDCRILHGGSNGLTLKVGGQQVESPLLGPFNAYNVAQAFLICREFGFPERRIAQALADAPGAPGRLERVAGSGEQERPLVLVDYAHTPDALENVLSTLAAMKNNDQELHVIFGCGGDRDTDKRPRMADVAETLADRVTVTSDNPRSEDPEAIIDDIMEGFSHPDRVTRLADRRRAIRQAVLQADGRQIILIAGKGHETYQEIQGRRLDFDDRRVARDALMQRNGNPETEEVA, encoded by the coding sequence ATGACGCCAACATCCCTCATATCGCTCTGCGAGCCCCGTGAGACGCGGGGGCGGCTTCCCGAGCGCCTGGGCGAGCTCCGCCAGGACTCCCGCCGCGTGGTGGAGGGAGACGTATTTATCGCTGTAAGAGGCACCCAGGTGGACGGCCACGCCTTTGCAGGCCAGGCCGTCGACCTCGGAGCCTCCGTACTTATCTGTGAGCACGAACCGGAAGGATTTCGCATGCCGGAAGAGCACGGCGAGGAGAACACAACCTGCCTGCTGCTGGTGGATGACACCCGCCGGCTGCTGGGTCCCCTGGCCCAGGCCTTCCACGGGCATCCCGCCCGCGAGCTGAAAGTGGTGGCCGTGACCGGCACCAACGGCAAGACCACCGTGGCCACCCTCGCCTGGCAAGTACTGCACCGTCTCGGCGTGGCCGCCTCCCTGCTGGGCACCGTGGCCAAAAAAATCGGCGCCGAAGAACTGGACACCCGGCTTACCACGGCCGATCCCATCGAGCTGGCGGCCGACATGCGTCGCATGGTGGACGCCGGCTCCACCCACCTGGTGATGGAAGTCTCCTCCCACGCCCTGGACCAGCAGCGTACCGGCGGCATCGACTTTGAGGTGGGAGCCTTCACCAATCTCAGCCACGACCACCTGGACTACCACAAGGATATGTCGGCCTACGCGGGGGCCAAAAAGAAACTCTTTGACGCCATGAAATCCGGCACGGCGGCCGTCATCAATGCCGACGACGCCTGGGGCGATTTCATGTGCCAAGACACTCCCGCCCGCGTGATCCGCTTCAGCTACGAGGGTGCGGGCGGCGTGGACTGCCGCATCCTGCATGGCGGGAGCAATGGACTCACCCTGAAGGTGGGCGGCCAACAGGTCGAATCGCCCCTGCTGGGACCCTTCAATGCCTACAACGTGGCCCAGGCCTTTCTGATCTGCCGCGAGTTCGGCTTCCCCGAACGGCGTATCGCCCAGGCCCTGGCCGACGCCCCCGGGGCGCCCGGCCGACTGGAGCGGGTCGCAGGATCCGGGGAGCAGGAACGCCCCCTCGTGCTGGTGGATTACGCACACACTCCGGACGCCCTGGAGAACGTACTCTCCACCCTGGCCGCCATGAAGAATAATGACCAGGAACTGCATGTGATCTTCGGCTGCGGGGGCGATCGCGACACCGATAAGCGTCCACGCATGGCCGATGTGGCCGAAACCCTGGCCGACCGGGTGACCGTCACTTCCGACAATCCGCGCAGCGAGGACCCGGAAGCTATTATCGACGACATTATGGAGGGTTTCTCCCATCCCGATAGGGTGACCCGTCTCGCCGACCGGCGCCGCGCCATTCGCCAGGCGGTGTTGCAGGCCGACGGCCGCCAGATTATTCTCATCGCGGGCAAGGGACACGAAACCTACCAGGAGATCCAGGGCCGCCGCTTGGACTTTGACGACCGACGGGTGGCCCGCGACGCCCTCATGCAGCGCAATGGCAACCCCGAAACCGAGGAGGTGGCCTGA
- a CDS encoding glycosyltransferase, protein MKNISSPDGPVSAAMGHPPRVLIAAGGTGGHVYPAIAIADALRSVNPEVELLFVGTRNHMEWEEVPRAGYDIVNVWISGFHRRLTPKNLLFPLKLGTSLVQSWNIVSRFRPEAAVSCGRLCCWAGLLGSRQTRRAAGRPGTEFLPRGYQPPAGAPCRGDLYRI, encoded by the coding sequence ATGAAGAACATATCATCACCAGACGGTCCAGTCTCCGCCGCTATGGGTCACCCGCCAAGGGTGCTCATAGCGGCAGGGGGGACTGGTGGGCATGTCTACCCGGCGATCGCCATCGCCGACGCCCTCCGTTCGGTGAATCCCGAGGTGGAGCTGCTCTTCGTAGGCACGCGCAACCACATGGAGTGGGAGGAAGTACCCCGTGCGGGATACGACATCGTGAACGTATGGATCAGCGGATTCCATCGGCGCCTGACTCCCAAGAATCTTCTTTTCCCCCTGAAACTGGGTACCAGCCTGGTACAGAGCTGGAATATCGTCTCCCGCTTCCGTCCCGAGGCTGCGGTTTCCTGCGGGCGGCTATGCTGCTGGGCCGGCCTGCTGGGTAGCCGCCAGACACGGCGTGCCGCTGGTCGTCCAGGAACAGAATTCCTACCCCGGGGTTACCAACCGCCTGCTGGCGCGCCATGCCGAGGTGATCTTTACCGCATTTAA
- the murD gene encoding UDP-N-acetylmuramoyl-L-alanine--D-glutamate ligase, giving the protein MKNIKDKHIVVAGAARSGAAAATLLAGRGAEVFVTERDRIGSDFRGRLRDAGIPFEEGGHTGRARKGDFLVVSPGMPSSAPLVRSYLEAGKAVYSELEAASWFCRSPMVAVTGSNGKTTVANWLDHTWRTAGRDPVLAGNIGPAFSDHVDRTSPDREAILEVSSFQLDHIDTFCPYISLLLNVTPDHLDRYDNDFERYAASKRRITENQGEGDCFIYGADDPTASAHADTFKKKAGSPRLLAFSRKREVRSGAFLRDQQIILNIDDNEEVLMPIDEVGLRGKHNLNNGLATALAARAAEIKNDVIRESLRTFEGVEHRLEEVRSHDGVRYINDSKATNINAVWYALDSFNVPMVLILGGRDKGNDYGELAQQIREKVHTVVAIGEARPLIEEQLKGVVPQLMTAADMAEAVRLSRANAKRGEIVLLSPACASFDMFENYEHRGNEFKKAVNNL; this is encoded by the coding sequence ATGAAGAATATAAAGGACAAACATATCGTAGTCGCCGGCGCGGCCCGAAGCGGGGCCGCCGCCGCTACCCTGCTCGCAGGCAGGGGCGCGGAGGTCTTCGTCACCGAACGAGACCGCATCGGGTCCGACTTTCGCGGGCGTCTGCGGGACGCCGGCATCCCCTTCGAGGAGGGCGGCCATACCGGCCGCGCGCGAAAAGGCGACTTCCTGGTAGTGAGTCCCGGCATGCCCAGCAGCGCGCCGCTGGTGCGCTCGTACCTGGAAGCCGGCAAGGCGGTCTATTCCGAACTGGAGGCAGCGAGCTGGTTCTGCCGATCTCCCATGGTGGCGGTCACCGGATCCAACGGCAAGACCACCGTGGCAAACTGGCTGGACCACACCTGGCGGACCGCGGGACGCGATCCTGTGCTGGCCGGTAACATCGGCCCGGCCTTCTCCGATCATGTAGACCGCACCTCCCCCGACCGGGAGGCCATCCTGGAGGTAAGCAGTTTCCAATTGGACCATATCGACACCTTTTGTCCGTACATCAGCCTGCTGCTGAACGTGACGCCGGACCACCTGGACCGCTACGATAACGACTTTGAACGCTACGCCGCCTCCAAGCGGCGCATTACCGAAAACCAGGGCGAAGGCGACTGCTTTATCTATGGGGCGGACGACCCCACGGCCTCCGCCCACGCCGATACCTTTAAAAAAAAAGCCGGCTCTCCCCGCCTGCTTGCCTTTTCACGGAAACGGGAGGTGCGAAGCGGCGCCTTCCTGCGCGACCAACAAATTATTTTGAACATAGATGACAACGAAGAGGTACTCATGCCCATAGACGAAGTCGGACTCCGCGGCAAGCACAACCTGAACAACGGGTTGGCCACCGCACTGGCCGCCCGCGCCGCCGAAATCAAGAACGATGTGATCCGGGAGAGCCTGCGCACCTTCGAAGGCGTGGAACACCGGCTGGAGGAGGTCCGCTCACACGACGGCGTGCGGTACATCAACGACAGCAAGGCTACCAACATCAACGCCGTCTGGTACGCCCTGGACTCCTTCAACGTGCCCATGGTGCTTATTCTCGGGGGAAGGGACAAGGGCAACGACTACGGGGAGCTGGCGCAACAGATCCGCGAGAAGGTACACACAGTAGTGGCCATAGGCGAAGCGCGTCCCCTTATTGAGGAGCAGTTGAAGGGGGTGGTACCGCAACTGATGACGGCTGCCGACATGGCCGAGGCGGTGCGTCTTTCACGTGCCAACGCCAAGCGCGGGGAGATTGTACTTCTGAGTCCCGCCTGCGCCTCCTTCGACATGTTTGAGAACTACGAGCACCGGGGAAACGAATTCAAGAAAGCCGTCAACAACCTCTAG
- a CDS encoding penicillin-binding transpeptidase domain-containing protein, producing MNNAESVTNRLFIVFGLTLLIPCALVLQLLRVNFLEGDELRELWNEQAIDFISIPAQRGNIYDDSGSLLATNSVAYKVAVDPHMPGITRAQLRTVADTLGRYTGAGGGAYLRRIDSAPRRSRYVVLDESISSAAYEALRALDIRGVILEEEYERRYSFGSLAAHVLGFTNHGMEGMIGLEKQYDDRLEGTDGVQQVRRDRNGRIFAYLGAPRRQPRQGQSLHTTIDAHIQAILEEELRAGIDRTGSDHGSAIIMDPRTGAIKAMANYPTFDPNNPASTSDENRRNFAISDMVEPGSTFKLVTAVAAVEQDKVSFDETFETPEDGTELIHGQMMRDHDPLGTLTFPEVIQKSSNVATSRIARRLSKDTFYQYARNMGFGTPTNIDLPGEADGRLQKPYEWSLVTLPWMSIGYEVQATPIQITQAYAAFANGGNMMRPYLVDKITEEDGSTTWKHEPVRVRRIASRSTIEKLQPVFADVVSDSGTADQAQVQGLAIGGKTGTAQKYIDGRYRTSYRASFVGYFPADNPRYVVLVMLDEPKTSIYGGWTAGPIFSQTAKRIAGLDDEIERQIMGADTLARPWAYAPEVRSMELRQARALLDNQEVGYRTQGSGNWVSAQTPPPGTELESGQQLTLTLTNARVATDTTEVPENYSIIPDVGGMSMRKASLLITRAGFEARLIGSGTVYTQFPRPGDMMEKGREVTVRGKARSLQSLTDTQEQK from the coding sequence ATGAATAACGCCGAATCGGTCACAAATCGCCTTTTTATCGTCTTTGGACTAACCCTGCTCATTCCATGCGCCCTCGTTCTGCAGCTTCTGCGCGTGAACTTCCTGGAGGGCGACGAGCTACGGGAGCTCTGGAACGAACAGGCCATCGATTTCATCTCCATCCCCGCCCAGCGCGGCAACATCTACGACGACAGCGGCAGCCTGCTGGCCACCAATTCCGTAGCCTATAAGGTGGCGGTGGACCCCCACATGCCGGGCATCACCAGGGCACAGCTACGCACGGTCGCCGACACCCTGGGACGCTACACCGGCGCGGGCGGTGGCGCCTACCTGCGCAGGATTGACAGCGCCCCCCGGCGTTCCCGCTACGTGGTACTCGACGAATCGATCTCCAGCGCCGCCTACGAAGCCCTGCGCGCGCTCGACATCCGCGGGGTGATCCTGGAGGAGGAGTACGAGCGACGCTACTCTTTCGGCAGCCTGGCCGCCCACGTTCTCGGTTTTACCAACCACGGGATGGAAGGCATGATCGGCCTCGAGAAACAGTACGATGACCGCCTCGAGGGCACCGACGGCGTACAGCAGGTTCGCCGAGACCGCAACGGACGCATTTTTGCCTACCTGGGGGCTCCGCGCCGGCAGCCCCGGCAGGGACAGTCCCTGCATACCACCATTGACGCCCATATTCAGGCCATACTGGAAGAAGAACTTCGAGCCGGGATCGACCGGACGGGATCCGACCACGGTTCCGCCATCATCATGGATCCTCGCACAGGAGCCATAAAAGCGATGGCTAATTACCCCACGTTCGACCCCAACAACCCCGCCTCCACATCGGACGAGAACCGTCGGAACTTTGCGATCTCCGACATGGTCGAACCCGGCTCTACCTTTAAACTGGTCACCGCCGTCGCGGCGGTGGAACAGGATAAGGTCTCCTTCGACGAGACCTTCGAGACGCCCGAGGACGGCACCGAGCTGATCCACGGGCAGATGATGCGCGACCACGACCCCCTGGGCACCCTCACCTTTCCCGAGGTCATCCAAAAGTCCTCCAACGTGGCCACCTCCCGTATCGCCCGTCGACTGTCCAAAGACACCTTCTATCAATACGCGCGCAACATGGGTTTCGGCACCCCCACCAACATCGACCTGCCCGGCGAGGCGGACGGCCGCCTGCAGAAGCCCTACGAATGGAGCCTTGTCACTCTCCCCTGGATGTCTATCGGCTACGAGGTACAGGCCACCCCCATCCAGATTACCCAGGCCTACGCGGCCTTTGCCAACGGGGGGAACATGATGCGTCCCTATCTGGTAGATAAAATCACCGAGGAGGACGGAAGTACCACCTGGAAACACGAGCCCGTGCGGGTGCGTCGCATCGCCAGCCGGTCCACCATTGAAAAGCTGCAGCCTGTTTTCGCAGACGTGGTCTCCGACTCGGGCACGGCCGACCAGGCGCAGGTTCAGGGACTGGCCATAGGGGGCAAGACGGGCACCGCCCAGAAGTATATCGACGGGCGCTACCGCACCTCCTACCGCGCCTCCTTCGTGGGCTATTTTCCCGCAGACAATCCCCGCTATGTGGTACTGGTCATGCTGGACGAACCCAAGACGAGCATCTACGGGGGATGGACCGCGGGTCCCATCTTCTCGCAGACGGCCAAGCGCATCGCGGGTCTTGACGACGAAATTGAACGGCAGATCATGGGCGCGGACACCCTGGCCCGTCCCTGGGCCTACGCCCCCGAAGTGCGGAGCATGGAGCTGCGGCAGGCTCGCGCCCTGCTGGACAACCAGGAGGTTGGATACCGTACGCAGGGCAGCGGTAACTGGGTGAGCGCACAGACGCCGCCCCCCGGCACGGAGCTGGAATCTGGCCAGCAGCTCACCCTCACGCTAACCAATGCACGGGTGGCTACCGACACCACCGAGGTGCCCGAAAACTACTCCATTATTCCCGACGTGGGAGGTATGAGCATGCGCAAGGCCTCCCTGCTGATCACACGCGCCGGTTTCGAGGCGCGTCTCATCGGGTCGGGCACGGTCTACACGCAGTTTCCGCGTCCCGGCGACATGATGGAAAAGGGCCGGGAGGTGACGGTACGGGGCAAGGCCCGTTCGCTGCAGAGTCTTACAGACACTCAGGAACAGAAATAA
- a CDS encoding cyanophycin synthetase, translating into MRNALAAVAVGLELDISFDKIKKGLERFEGVFRRFQLKAETDGVMVIDDYAHHPTEVQATLSAARKGWKDRRIVAVFQPHLYSRTRELYEEFGSSFFDAEVCVITDVYPSREEPIEGVNGKLIADAAREYGHRNVHYVEQKSELPDRLKEIVKAGDVIITMGAGDIYRYGETFCEMLRDGIENLSNAP; encoded by the coding sequence GTGCGAAACGCCCTGGCCGCCGTGGCGGTGGGACTGGAGCTGGATATTTCATTCGACAAAATTAAAAAAGGATTGGAGCGCTTCGAAGGCGTCTTCCGGCGCTTCCAGCTCAAGGCCGAAACCGACGGGGTGATGGTCATAGACGACTACGCACACCATCCCACCGAGGTGCAGGCCACCCTGAGCGCCGCGCGCAAGGGATGGAAGGACCGGCGCATCGTGGCCGTATTCCAGCCGCACCTCTATTCGCGAACCCGGGAGCTCTACGAGGAGTTCGGCTCCTCTTTTTTCGACGCGGAGGTCTGCGTGATCACCGACGTCTATCCCTCGCGGGAAGAACCCATCGAAGGGGTGAATGGCAAACTGATTGCCGACGCCGCCCGAGAGTACGGGCACCGCAACGTGCACTACGTGGAACAGAAGAGCGAGCTTCCGGACCGCCTGAAGGAGATCGTAAAGGCCGGCGACGTGATCATCACCATGGGGGCGGGCGACATCTATCGCTACGGCGAAACCTTCTGCGAGATGCTGCGAGACGGCATCGAAAACCTGAGCAACGCACCGTGA
- a CDS encoding FtsW/RodA/SpoVE family cell cycle protein produces MPGVASGLLPVTGLPMPFVSYGGTSTTSSRD; encoded by the coding sequence ATGCCGGGTGTGGCCAGCGGACTGCTGCCGGTCACCGGCCTGCCCATGCCCTTCGTGAGCTACGGGGGCACCAGCACGACCTCTTCGCGGGACTGA